The following are encoded in a window of Pseudomonadota bacterium genomic DNA:
- a CDS encoding helix-turn-helix domain-containing protein, with amino-acid sequence MSRLRELNSKKALTPEEVSEQYGLSKGTLANLRSKKQGAKFFRVGGGRKILYRIEDLESWLYQNPVMTIDSHNDR; translated from the coding sequence ATGAGCAGACTCAGAGAATTAAATTCAAAGAAAGCATTAACCCCGGAAGAGGTTAGCGAACAGTATGGACTAAGCAAAGGGACACTTGCTAATTTACGCTCAAAAAAACAAGGTGCAAAATTTTTTCGTGTCGGCGGAGGCCGGAAAATCCTATATCGTATTGAGGATTTAGAATCATGGCTTTATCAGAATCCGGTTATGACCATTGATAGCCATAACGACAGGTAA